The nucleotide sequence CGACAGCGGATGATCGCGAGGCCGCCAAGAGGTTGGGTGGCATGAGCTACCGGACGTGGTGGCGGTTGGTTCGTGACGACCCGAACCGCCATGGCTGGATTGTGGTCGATGACGAGCGGCCGGTCGGTTATCTCGATGCCGAACGGGACGGCGCACGGGTCTGGATTGCACTGCTGGTGTTCCGGCACTCCCGAGGACGGGGGTACGCGGCCGAGATAGCGCGATTGGC is from Mycobacteriales bacterium and encodes:
- a CDS encoding GNAT family N-acetyltransferase, coding for MSLRLRPVREDDVATLETSTADDREAAKRLGGMSYRTWWRLVRDDPNRHGWIVVDDERPVGYLDAERDGARVWIALLVFRHSRGRGYAAEIARLALGEDVLASAESVVGAVEQDNVASRRAATAAGFTETGVDDDGLVLWTRKIVASE